CCAGGCTTCCTGCCACAGCGTCATCCCATTTGTGATCTCTTTATAAGCATGGGGCATtgataagacattaaaaaatctCATCAAAGACTGGTTTTGAGAGGACAGTTTTTAGGCAGCTCAGGACAAAGCCATTGTTGTTCCCACTGGTACATGCTTTAGTCACAAAATCTAATTTCATGAGACCTTTCCTATATAAGTGCTTTATAGTTTACagatttctttcatatatatcaGCTCATTTAATTGATAATACTAGTCTTATAAGGATGGCAAGTAGACATGAGAACCTGAAAACTTAAATGGACTGTTTTagcatcacacagctagtaatagTACCAGAGCGCCACGTCGCTTGCCTTTCACCATAGGGAGGGGGCTGAGTGGGTAGGCATGGATAATAGGGAAGGGTCCTGAAGAAACATGGCCCCAGCTTCTTAGTGCCAGGTTTTGACCAACTCCAGGGACAGCGCACCTTCAAGTTCTTGCTGGGCACCACTGAGGACTTTGGGACATCTCATTTAACTTTTATATCAACCATGAGGTCAATATTTTGTTGCCTTTTCTTTGGAGATAAGGAAACTAATACTTGGGTTAAAtgacctgcccaaggccacatagTATTAAGTGGGGATTTGAGCCACCACTTAATAGCTCTGGGATTCTTTGTGCCTCAACTtgttcctctgtaaaatgggataatcaTAGCACCTGCCTCCTAGGACTATTGTGAGGATTCAGTAAGAGGAGGCATTTTTATGTAGTTCCTGGCAAAAGTAAGCACTGTATACATATTAActattaaaatctttattatcATGATGGACTCCAGAATCAGTTTTTAAACTACGGTGTTGTATTGCCTAATTTTTCTCCTTCCACAAAACCGGAAGGAATTGGGCTGAGCGGAGCAGTTGGTTATAGTGCCAGCAAGCTGTATAACAAAGCAGGAGTGGACTTTAAAGCTAGTTTGGCAGAACTATGTCTTCACTTTCTCCCTTCGTCCTGGTGTCTGTCTGAGCGGAGGAGCAGTTGTCTGAGAGGGCTATGAAGCAGCCTTGACTCTTATTATCAGTACGTAAAGCTTTTGTTCCTGCCTGGGGTCAGGACAGACATGCTGGGGAAAATGGTCAGTCTGCTGACTTGCTCTCTGTGTGACCTGTGTTCTCTCTCCTCtcgtcctctcccccacccctacccttaCATAAGGCGAGAAACCTCACAAGTGTGAGCTGTGTGACTTCACATGCCGAGATGTGAGCTACCTATCCAAGCACATGCTGACCCACTCCAACACCAAGGATTACATGTGCACTGAGTGTGGCTATGTCACCAAGTGGAAGCACTACCTCAGCGTGCACATGCGAAAACACTTAGGGGACCTCAGGTACGAGCATGCGCATGCCTGCATCCCTATCCCGAGAACCTGAGGCTAAACTAGCCTCCTCTTGAATTCAGCTGTGGCCTCATTGCTCTTCTGGCCTTGGGGAGACTCCTCATAACACCCCTCTATGCTCCTGTCAGCTCCATTGCCTATAGCTGGCCTCTGTGCCTGTGGCCCAGCCTGTATAGTGAGAGATCTCTAAGCTCAGAGACGGGAGTATAGACCCAGAGTATAGACCTGGCACTAAGGTGTCACGTGCATTCTCAGAGTCCAGTGCTGGGGAAGTAGATAGACTACATTGTGGCCCCGATCCTGACCACTTCCCCTCTCATCTCTGGGCACAGCTGGTTAGGGGCTTTCTCCTTAGCTTTCATGCCTCCATGGGAGAATGGGAGAACTAGGCACAGAAACCTGCCCTGTGGACCATGTCAGCTCTGTAGAAGTCCACAGTGGGTTGCTGATTCATGGTATCTTCCCTTTAGGGAGCAATATAGAGCAGGGGCTAGAACACAGACCTTAAAGCTAGACTGTCTCTGCCCTTTATTTTGTAACTTCGAGCAAGTTGTTAACTTCTATGCCTTAGtctcctcacttgtaaaatggatACCTATTTCATAGGGTAGTGGGAAGCACGTTGAATTAGATAGTATATGTACAATACTGAGTAGAGCCTGACCTAGAGTAGGTAGTGACTGTTAGTCATTATGACTGATTTACGGTTGTGattttcccccaccccacccttgccTATCCTCTCTTCACCAGATACCAGTGCAATCAGTGCTCCTATCGCTGCCACCGGGCTGATCAGCTGAGCAGCCACAAGCTGAGACACCAGGGCAAGTCCCTGATGTGTGAAGTGTGCGCCTTTGCTTGCAAGCGGAAGTATGAGCTGCAGAAGCACATGGCTTCCCAGCACCACCCCAGCAAGCCGGCCCCACTCTACCCCTGCCGCTACTGCAGCTACCAGAGCCGCCACAAGCAGGCCCTGCTGAGCCATGAGAACTGCAAACACACCCGCCTCCGTGAGTTCCGCTGCGCCCTCTGTGACTACCGCACCTTCAGCAACACCACCCTCTTCTTCCACAAGCGCAAGGCCCATGGCTATGTTCCCGGGGACCAGGTCTGGCAGCTCCGCTATGCCAGCCAGGAGCCAGAGGAGACCAGGCAATGCCCAACACCCCCACCAGACTCAGAGTCCTCAGGTCAGCTGTCTGCCCAGCCTGTGGGGCAGGACCACAACGCTGGGACTGTGGTGGATCCCAGCTTGGACCAGGCTCTGCCAGAGGCCAGTGAGGAAGACAGTGCCAGGAGACAGGATGGCAGTGAGGTTCCCCACGGGGATGACCTGATTGGCAGCCCCAGCCCAACAGAGGAGGAGGGCAGCTGCACACTACACCTAGAGGCCCTGGGCGTGGAGCTGGAGCCCGTGGCCGGCCCGCCCCTTGAGGAGATCACTGAAACAGCCCCTGTGGAATTCAGACCCCTGGATCCCTCAGGGCCCCTGACACCGGAAGGGCCAGGTGGAACTTTGACAGAGCTGTCTACCTTTGAAGGTGCTGGGACTTCCGGTTTGGGGGCTGAGGAAGATTCCATTCCGGAAAAGCCAGTCCCTGAGCCCCCCAGAAGTCCTCCATCCTCAGAGGAACCTCCTAACAGCTGGGTGGGAACCTTCAAGGCAACCCCACCCCCTGAGGCAGCCCTCCTGCCCCAGTTCCCTGAGTCAGAGTCATTACTGAAGGCCCTCAGGAGACAGGACAAAGAACAGGCGGAGGCGCTGGTCCTGGAGGGGCGGGTTCAGATGGTAGTGATACAGGGAGAGGGGCAGGCCTTCCGCTGCCCACACTGCCCTTTCATTACCCGCCGGGAGAAAGCCCTGAATCTGCACTCCAGGACGGGGTGCCAGGGCCGCCGAGAGCCCCTGCTGTGCCCTGAGTGTGGAGCTCGTTTCAGGCAACAGCGTGGCCTTAGCACCCACCTGCTGAAGAAGTGCCCTGTTCTGCTCAAAAAGAACAAGGTCTTGCCCAGACCTGATTCACCCGTCCCTTTGCATCCTCTGCCCCCTGGCACCCAGGCCTCAGAAGCCATGGAAGGCAGAAAGCTGCCACCTGCACCCTTAGAAGTGGAGGAAGTGCTCCCAAAAGGTGCTCCTTCTGAGCTCCCTAGGGAACCAGAAGAAATAGAGGAGGCTGCCACACTCTCTGGCCCCACAGTGCTTCCTGTGGGAAACGCCTCATCCCCAGAGACCCCTGAGAAGTTCCACTTTGATCAGGGCAAGTATCACTGCAACTCATGCATGTTCCTCTGTTCTCGGCTCTCCTCCATCACCTCTCATGTGGCTGAAGGCTGCCGTGGGGGACGCAGTGGGGCAGGAAAGCGAGGGGCCTCCCAGACCCAGTCTGCTGTGTCCCTGCTGTGCAATGGGGACGCTGTTCTCCTAAACGGTGGGAGTACAGAGTGCAGCTCTGACGATGTGGACGCAGCTCTGGTTCCAAAGCAGAAGGGGGCTCGCTTCTCCTGCCCCACATGTCCGTTCAGCTGCCAGCAGGAACGGGCTCTGCGGACTCACCAGACCCGGGGCTGCCCCCTGGAGCAGTCTGGAGAGTTGCAGTGTGGCCTCTGCTCGTTCACCACGCCTGCTACCGCTGCTCTCAAGCTCCACCAGAAGCAGAGGCACCCCTCTGGGGCCCCAGCCCGCGGCCCCCGGCCCCCTCTTCAATGTGGGGACTGTGGCTTCATCTGCAAACAGAGCAGATGCTTACAGCAGCACCAGCGGCTCAAGCATGAGGGAGTGAAGCCACATCAGTGTCCTTTCTGTGACTTTTCCACCACTAGACGGTACCGGTTGGAGGCTCACCAGTCCCGACACACAGGTGTTGGCCGCATCCCCTGCAGTTCCTGTCCCCAGACATTTGGTACTAATTCAAAACTGCGTTTGCACCGGCTGAGAGTACACGACAAAACACCCACCCACTTCTGTCCACTCTGTGACTACAGCGGCTACCTTCGCCATGACATCACTCGCCATGTCAACAGCTGCCACCAGGGCACCCCAGCCTTTGCCTGCGTGCAGTGTGAGGCTCAGTTCAGCTCCGAGACAGCACTCAAGCAGCATGCTCTGCGCCGGCATCCGGAGCCCACACCCCCAGCCCCGGGCTCTCCTGCGGAGGCCACCGAGGGCCCTCTGCACTGCTCCCGCTGCGGCTTCCTGTGCCCCAGTCCGGCCAGCCTGCGAGGACACGCCTGTAAGCAGCAGCCGCGGCTCGCGTGCGGAGCCTGCCAGCAGGCCTTTCCCAGCCGGCCAGCACTGGATGAGCACCGGAGGCAGCAGCATTTCAGCCACCGCTGCCAGCTCTGTGACTTTGCCGCCCGGGAGCGGGTGGGCCTGGTGAAGCACTACTTGGAACGGCATGAGGAGGCCTCAGcggcagcagcctcagatgggggtgcCGGCCAGCCCCCTCTGTGCTGCCCCTTTTGTGACTTCACGTGCCGCCATCAGCTGGTGCTAGATCACCACGTGAGAGGGCATGGGGGCACCCGGCTCTACAAGTGTACTGATTGCGCTTACAGCACCAAGAACCGGCAGAAGATCACCTGGCACAGCCGCATTcacactggggagaagccctACCGCTGTCACCTCTGTCCCTATGCTTGTGCTGACCCCTCTCGCCTCAAGGTAAGCCACGGACTGTGGGGCCAAGAGTACAGGCTGTGGAGTTAAACTGCCCGAGTTCTCTAATCCTAATTCTCCCCAATATTAACTATGTGACTTTTTTCAAGCTCCTTAATGTCTCCAAGCCTCAGAGCCCTCATCTGTAAGAATGGGATAATATTTTATAGGGTATTATAGAGATAAAATTCCATAGTACATGCTAGTCATGTGAAAAAGGTATGTGATAGGTTGGAAATAATCTAGATAGTAACAGCTAATATTTTTCGAGCACTTATTGCATGCTGGGCACAGTGATTTTAATCCTTTCTAACATCTGAGATATAGTGACTTTTACTGtttgccattttacagattattAAACTGAGAATTAGAGGTTAGGTCACCCAGAGACACAGGTAATCAAGGGGCAGAGCTGAGATAGCCCGGGCGGATCCAGGGGTAGGCCCAAAGGGCTAGGTTGGTGTCACAGTGGCCGATGGGGACCTGGCTGGCAACGGAGCGTGGACAGGAGGGGAGCAGATCGCGGTTATCTGCCAGCAGTCTCTCTGCCTGCTTCCCGTTTCCTCGTCCATTAAGCATCGGGGTGCACATTTTCTGGACGGATTCTTTGCTCTTCCCTCCTCCAGTACCATATGCGGATCCATAAGGAAGAACGGAAGtatctgtgccctgactgtggctaCAAGTGCAAGTGGGTCAACCAGCTCAAGTACCACATGACCAAGCACACAGGTGAGTCtgtggttttcttgtttgtttgtttgtttgtttgttttacagacagtcagtgagagggatagacaggcaggaacaaaaagagatgagaagcatcaatcatcagtctttcgttgcgacaccttagttgttcattgattgcttgctcatatgtgccttgaccgcgggccttcagcagaccgagtaaccctttgctcaagccagtgaccttgagtccaagctggtgagctttcctcaagccagatgagcccacgttcaagctggcgaccttggggtcttgaacctgggtcctccgcatcccagtccaacgctctatccactgcgccatcacctggtcaggcgagtctgCATGGTTTTGACAGGCCCCAAGGGTTCCTCCATCCCCTGGCATACCCAGCTCATCTGAGGTGGTAAGTGTCCTTACTCAGATTCAGGGTACAGGTCAGCTTTCACACGGGTGGTGGTGGGCAGGCCAAATGACTAGAATAGCTTCCCAACCCACTGAAGACCTATGAGAATCAGAAGGCAGGTGACCTTGAGAGCCCGGGTATATGTACTTTTTCAAAGGCTCTCTGGGTGATTGGGTGATTGTGGCACCATGTCACCCACCTCCCACTGAGAACCCCCAATTCAAACATGAGTGACTGAAGGCAGGTCTGCCTGGTTCCTGCCGACCTGCTGGAACTATTTCACCTGTTTTAACTTATCCTTTTGTTCTCCTGGAGTCCGTGAACTACAGGTTCTCAGAAAAGGGTTAATGATGATGATATGCCTGTGATTACTGTATAATGATCTCCTTATGTAAAGGACTTGCGCAGATGAATTTCAATGCCCTCTGCGTCTATGAATGTCACTTTTCTCACCATTACTCCCTTCcctcttaaatattttctttgacttCCTGAATTGAACAAGGCGTTGTATTTAAAGGCATCGCCAACTTCCATGAGTACCCCATGACCAAAAGGCAGTTGGACTTTCCCATCGGAAACCCTATTATACATGAGTATTCATTGCTGTCAGGCGGCTATTTAGGGGTCCAGTTAGTTATCAGCCCTTATTGAGCACCCACTGGATACAAGGGGCTGTGTTGGGAGAAGGGCACAGAAATGTCAGAGAAGACTGGAATATTCCAAAGATACCGTATTAGTCAGCTTATGTTCTGTATGTCCCAGGATCATAGTGACTAGTATGGTCCACTGAACCCTTCAGTGGTGATTTGTTCCCTGTCTTTGCCATGTCCCACAGGACTGAAGCCATACCAGTGTCCCGAGTGTGAGTACTGCACCAACCGGGCGGACGCACTGCGCGTGCATCAGGAGACGAGGCACCGGGATGCACGGGCCTTCATGTGCGAGCAGTGTGGCAAGGCCTTCAAGACACGCTTCCTGCTGCGCACCCACCTCCGCAAGCACAGCGAGGCCAAGCCCTACGTGTGCAACGTGTGCCGCCGCGCCTTCCGCTGGGCTGCCGGCCTGCGGCACCATGCCCTCACCCACACCGACCGCCACCCCTTCTTCTGCCGCCTCTGCAGCTACAAGGCCAAACAGAAGTTCCAGGTGGTCAAACATGTGCGCAGGCACCACCCTGATCAGGCCGACCCGAACCAAGGCGTGGGCAAAGACCCCACCACCCCCACGGTGCACCTGCATGATGTGCAGTTGGAGGATCCCAGCCCTTCTGTTCCTTCTGCTCCCCCAACTGGACCTGAGGGCTGAGACCCCACCCTACCTCCCAGAGAAGAAGAGGGTGTGGCCCGAGATATGCAGACCGGAACCAGAGCTAGCCTGAGAAGCTCAGAGCATAAGGATGGACTGACTTTGGGGTGTCAGGGTGGCTGGCTCCTTCATGGAACTCTGACTAGAGAACTTTGATACTGATGGCTACATAAAAGAGAGACATGGACCACAAGTTGATTTTATGTTGAGGCCCACTGTGTTTTAACCTAGGAGGTCCTAGTTTCTTCACTATCTCTCCACCAAAGTCCCTGAGTATAAAATCTTGGTTTTACTAATTtcaccttctctttcctttttactaTGTCAAGTCCTATTTCCATTCAGTATTCTCAAAACAGTTGTACCTTACCGCATGTGCTGTTGTGCCTACTGCTCTATAAAGCATGTTAAACACAATGATTACT
The sequence above is drawn from the Saccopteryx bilineata isolate mSacBil1 chromosome 5, mSacBil1_pri_phased_curated, whole genome shotgun sequence genome and encodes:
- the ZNF142 gene encoding zinc finger protein 142; this translates as MTDPVLDSQPANSTKEMDGLCSELLLIPPPLSNPEILEPVQSPCPSGSPTPLSADTSCLLVEATATEEDTGNMEIIVEAVAGSLSPGAPGETPGVLVKVVEVYFCEHCEQSFTEPTLLALHQCTETLRQPVQGLSSPLCSVELAPRNLTLPGPFQGHSPPDSPLPCPVCRQEFAQPQALKSHFKIHRGPPDTFSCPESGCVFSAEDRKGLQHHLRQTHRVVPVPCCFRGCPLLFGSQQGMELHRQAHYPFHCNHCSFMGSNVKLFRQHRRSHGAGTQGQLSAIQSVPSQELLPAPKLPPGEGQPSEEAGPPLSRQDSAEEEDLEEEEESGTLKDSQRALEKGQGLQQLEGDVAPGTESLFKTHMCPECKRCFKKRTHLVEHLHLHFPDPSLQCPNCQKFFTSKSKLKTHLLRELGQKAHRCPRCHYSAVERNALNRHMASMHEDISNFYSDTYACPVCREEFRLSQALKEHLKSHTAAAAAEPLPLGCFQEGCGYTAPDRKAFVKHLKETHGVRAVECRHHSCPMLFATAEAMEAHHKSHYAFHCPHCDFACSNKHLFRKHKKQGHPGSEELRCTFCPFATFNPVAYQDHVGKMHAHEKIHQCPECSFATAHKRVLIRHMLLHTGEKPHKCELCDFTCRDVSYLSKHMLTHSNTKDYMCTECGYVTKWKHYLSVHMRKHLGDLRYQCNQCSYRCHRADQLSSHKLRHQGKSLMCEVCAFACKRKYELQKHMASQHHPSKPAPLYPCRYCSYQSRHKQALLSHENCKHTRLREFRCALCDYRTFSNTTLFFHKRKAHGYVPGDQVWQLRYASQEPEETRQCPTPPPDSESSGQLSAQPVGQDHNAGTVVDPSLDQALPEASEEDSARRQDGSEVPHGDDLIGSPSPTEEEGSCTLHLEALGVELEPVAGPPLEEITETAPVEFRPLDPSGPLTPEGPGGTLTELSTFEGAGTSGLGAEEDSIPEKPVPEPPRSPPSSEEPPNSWVGTFKATPPPEAALLPQFPESESLLKALRRQDKEQAEALVLEGRVQMVVIQGEGQAFRCPHCPFITRREKALNLHSRTGCQGRREPLLCPECGARFRQQRGLSTHLLKKCPVLLKKNKVLPRPDSPVPLHPLPPGTQASEAMEGRKLPPAPLEVEEVLPKGAPSELPREPEEIEEAATLSGPTVLPVGNASSPETPEKFHFDQGKYHCNSCMFLCSRLSSITSHVAEGCRGGRSGAGKRGASQTQSAVSLLCNGDAVLLNGGSTECSSDDVDAALVPKQKGARFSCPTCPFSCQQERALRTHQTRGCPLEQSGELQCGLCSFTTPATAALKLHQKQRHPSGAPARGPRPPLQCGDCGFICKQSRCLQQHQRLKHEGVKPHQCPFCDFSTTRRYRLEAHQSRHTGVGRIPCSSCPQTFGTNSKLRLHRLRVHDKTPTHFCPLCDYSGYLRHDITRHVNSCHQGTPAFACVQCEAQFSSETALKQHALRRHPEPTPPAPGSPAEATEGPLHCSRCGFLCPSPASLRGHACKQQPRLACGACQQAFPSRPALDEHRRQQHFSHRCQLCDFAARERVGLVKHYLERHEEASAAAASDGGAGQPPLCCPFCDFTCRHQLVLDHHVRGHGGTRLYKCTDCAYSTKNRQKITWHSRIHTGEKPYRCHLCPYACADPSRLKYHMRIHKEERKYLCPDCGYKCKWVNQLKYHMTKHTGLKPYQCPECEYCTNRADALRVHQETRHRDARAFMCEQCGKAFKTRFLLRTHLRKHSEAKPYVCNVCRRAFRWAAGLRHHALTHTDRHPFFCRLCSYKAKQKFQVVKHVRRHHPDQADPNQGVGKDPTTPTVHLHDVQLEDPSPSVPSAPPTGPEG